A stretch of Mucilaginibacter terrae DNA encodes these proteins:
- a CDS encoding GH92 family glycosyl hydrolase, which translates to MNKNIWLSMAAFLLGATASAQQVTKVTDPADWVNPLMGTDSKPDLSNGNTYPAIGLPWGMNYWSPQTGTMGNGWMYTYAADKIRGFKQTHQPSPWMNDYGQFAIMPVTGKMRFDQDARASWFSHKAEVSKPYYYSVYLADHDVTAELTTTERAAQFQFSYPKSDSSFIVIDALDKGSYIKVFPKQNKIIGYTTRAARSKPVDFKNYFVIYTDKPFSIAKTWHGKTLAGADSLELTNNHAGAIVGFKTTRGEKVHVRVASSLISFEQAELNLKRELGTDDFETTKQKAHTAWNKVLNRLQPEGGSVDQTRTFYSCLYRAVMFPNKLYEVNAQNKVVHYSPYTGKTMAGYKFAGTGFWDTFRALYPFLNLMYPSINKEMQQGLISDYVEGGWLPEWSSPGYADIMVGNNSASVVAEAYLKGARGYDINKLYEALVHGANNEGPFTATGRYGFKYYNELGYVPYDVKINENAARTLEYAYDDFAIYQLAKELKRPQPEIDLYKKRSQNYRNLFDPATGWMRGKNKDGKFQSPFNPFKWGDAFTEGNSIHYSWSVFHDIQGLVNLIGGENKFVNKLDSVFSMPPLFDDSYYGGVIHEIREMQIMNMGQYAHGNQPIQHMIYLYNYAGQPWKTQYWAREAMNRLYKATPDGYCGDEDNGQTSAWYVFSSIGFYPVCPASDQYVLGAPLFKKMTLNLENGKSVVINAPTNSAANKYVGALNYNGKAYSANWLSHKALQNGAIINFTMQATPNKTKGTKPTDYPFSMSAKQ; encoded by the coding sequence ATGAATAAAAATATTTGGCTTTCAATGGCTGCCTTTTTATTGGGAGCAACCGCATCTGCTCAACAGGTAACCAAAGTAACCGACCCGGCCGACTGGGTGAACCCATTAATGGGAACGGATTCAAAACCTGATCTTTCTAACGGAAATACTTACCCCGCTATTGGTTTGCCATGGGGTATGAATTACTGGTCGCCGCAAACGGGTACTATGGGTAACGGGTGGATGTATACTTACGCTGCCGATAAAATTCGGGGTTTTAAGCAAACCCACCAGCCGTCGCCCTGGATGAATGATTACGGCCAGTTTGCTATTATGCCGGTAACCGGTAAAATGAGGTTTGACCAGGATGCCCGTGCAAGCTGGTTTAGCCACAAGGCAGAGGTTTCGAAGCCGTATTACTACAGCGTTTACCTGGCCGATCATGATGTAACCGCCGAATTAACCACAACTGAACGTGCTGCACAGTTCCAATTTAGCTACCCTAAAAGTGATAGTTCTTTTATTGTGATAGATGCTTTGGACAAGGGCTCATATATCAAGGTTTTTCCTAAACAAAACAAGATAATTGGTTATACCACACGCGCAGCCCGCAGCAAACCGGTCGATTTTAAAAACTACTTCGTTATATACACCGATAAGCCTTTCAGTATAGCCAAAACATGGCACGGCAAAACTTTGGCCGGGGCAGATTCATTGGAGTTAACCAATAACCACGCTGGGGCAATAGTTGGCTTTAAAACCACCCGTGGCGAAAAGGTGCATGTACGTGTGGCTTCATCACTCATTAGCTTTGAGCAGGCCGAACTTAACCTTAAACGCGAGTTAGGCACCGATGATTTTGAAACCACCAAACAAAAAGCCCATACCGCCTGGAACAAGGTCTTAAACCGCTTACAGCCCGAAGGCGGCAGTGTTGACCAAACCCGCACTTTTTACTCGTGCCTGTACCGTGCGGTAATGTTTCCTAATAAACTGTACGAGGTTAATGCCCAAAACAAGGTGGTACATTACAGCCCTTATACCGGCAAAACTATGGCGGGTTACAAGTTTGCAGGTACCGGCTTTTGGGATACCTTCCGTGCGTTGTACCCATTCCTTAACCTTATGTATCCATCCATTAACAAAGAGATGCAGCAGGGTTTAATAAGCGATTATGTGGAAGGTGGCTGGTTGCCCGAATGGAGCAGCCCCGGTTATGCTGATATAATGGTGGGCAACAACTCGGCATCGGTAGTGGCCGAAGCTTACCTTAAAGGTGCACGCGGATATGATATTAACAAGCTTTACGAGGCATTGGTACACGGTGCTAATAACGAAGGACCGTTTACGGCTACAGGACGTTATGGCTTTAAATATTACAACGAGTTAGGTTATGTGCCATATGATGTAAAGATAAATGAGAATGCGGCGCGTACGCTGGAGTATGCTTACGATGATTTCGCCATCTATCAACTGGCTAAAGAACTCAAACGCCCGCAACCCGAAATTGACCTGTATAAAAAACGCAGTCAGAATTACCGCAACCTGTTCGACCCGGCAACAGGCTGGATGCGGGGTAAAAACAAAGACGGTAAATTCCAGTCGCCTTTTAACCCTTTTAAATGGGGCGATGCCTTTACCGAGGGGAACAGTATTCATTACTCATGGTCGGTATTTCATGATATACAGGGGCTTGTAAACCTCATAGGAGGCGAAAATAAGTTCGTTAACAAGCTCGATTCGGTATTTAGCATGCCTCCTTTATTTGATGACAGCTATTACGGTGGTGTGATACACGAGATACGCGAAATGCAGATTATGAACATGGGGCAATATGCGCATGGTAATCAGCCTATTCAGCACATGATATACCTGTACAACTATGCCGGCCAGCCTTGGAAAACCCAATACTGGGCACGTGAAGCCATGAACCGCTTATACAAAGCCACACCCGATGGTTATTGCGGCGATGAGGATAACGGCCAAACTTCGGCCTGGTATGTGTTTAGCTCTATAGGCTTCTACCCGGTTTGCCCGGCCAGCGACCAGTATGTATTAGGTGCACCACTATTTAAAAAAATGACCTTGAATTTGGAGAACGGCAAATCGGTAGTTATAAATGCGCCAACAAACAGCGCAGCTAACAAATATGTAGGTGCGCTAAATTATAATGGGAAAGCATACAGTGCTAACTGGTTAAGCCATAAAGCACTGCAAAATGGAGCCATAATCAATTTTACCATGCAGGCTACACCAAATAAAACCAAAGGCACTAAACCGACCGACTATCCTTTTTCTATGTCGGCTAAGCAATAG
- a CDS encoding exonuclease domain-containing protein, protein MKLNLKRPLAFFDLEATGTNLGVDRIVEMAFIKLLPDGTEESKVWVLNPEMPIPLEVSLIHGFYDEDVQGKPTFKETAAEVATFLEGCDLAGYNSNRFDIPMLVEEFLRAGVPFDLNDRHFVDVQNIFHQMEQRTLKAAYQFYCKKEIENAHSAEADTRATMEVLLAQVERYKDTEFIDKKGNKTIPVQNEVAALHEFTNLQRAVDFVGRMVYNDAGEETFNFGKHKGKRVEDVFDVEPSYYSWMMNGDFPLYTKHKLKEIYERWTATKVTRPVQPKPVQNKPSQATEGVDSAQKKPFQQKPFNKQPYNNNRPQQQQRPVKTDEPAKPVNEDMLQALANKFKKS, encoded by the coding sequence ACCGGCACCAACCTGGGTGTTGATCGTATTGTGGAGATGGCCTTTATAAAACTTTTGCCCGATGGTACCGAAGAAAGCAAGGTTTGGGTTTTAAATCCTGAAATGCCGATTCCGCTGGAAGTATCGCTCATTCATGGTTTTTATGATGAAGATGTGCAGGGTAAGCCAACTTTTAAAGAAACAGCTGCCGAAGTAGCTACATTTTTAGAAGGATGTGATTTAGCCGGTTATAACTCTAATAGGTTTGATATACCTATGCTGGTAGAAGAATTTTTGCGTGCAGGTGTGCCGTTTGATTTAAACGACAGGCATTTTGTTGATGTGCAAAATATTTTTCACCAGATGGAGCAACGTACCCTGAAGGCTGCTTACCAGTTTTATTGTAAAAAGGAAATTGAAAACGCGCACTCGGCCGAGGCTGATACCCGTGCCACCATGGAAGTTTTGCTGGCCCAGGTTGAGCGTTATAAAGACACCGAGTTTATTGATAAAAAAGGCAACAAGACCATCCCGGTACAAAACGAGGTGGCAGCCCTGCACGAGTTTACCAACCTGCAACGCGCGGTAGATTTTGTTGGCCGAATGGTTTATAATGACGCTGGTGAGGAAACTTTTAACTTTGGTAAGCACAAAGGCAAACGTGTTGAAGATGTGTTTGATGTAGAGCCAAGCTACTACTCGTGGATGATGAATGGCGATTTTCCGTTATACACCAAGCATAAATTAAAAGAAATTTACGAACGCTGGACAGCCACTAAAGTTACCCGCCCCGTACAACCCAAACCAGTACAAAATAAACCGTCCCAGGCAACCGAAGGTGTTGATAGCGCACAAAAAAAGCCATTTCAGCAAAAGCCGTTTAACAAACAACCTTACAACAATAACCGCCCGCAGCAACAGCAACGCCCTGTTAAAACCGATGAGCCTGCCAAACCTGTAAACGAGGATATGCTGCAGGCACTGGCCAATAAATTCAAAAAGAGCTGA
- a CDS encoding STAS/SEC14 domain-containing protein, whose protein sequence is MLQFINDLPDNVVGIHAIGEVTKDDFERVLIPKLDDLVKRQGEINYILVLETDVANFTVGAWWDDIKVGLKHFTKWKKIAIVTDQKAVEWFTSNVFRFMAPGQSKGFPLGQLDEAVKWVTEE, encoded by the coding sequence ATGCTTCAGTTTATTAATGATTTACCCGATAACGTAGTTGGCATACACGCCATAGGCGAAGTTACAAAAGACGATTTTGAGCGCGTGCTGATACCTAAATTGGATGATTTGGTAAAGCGCCAGGGCGAAATAAATTACATATTGGTTTTAGAGACCGATGTAGCAAATTTTACCGTTGGTGCCTGGTGGGACGACATTAAAGTTGGCCTTAAACACTTTACCAAGTGGAAGAAAATAGCCATTGTAACCGATCAAAAAGCCGTAGAATGGTTTACCAGTAACGTTTTTAGGTTTATGGCTCCCGGGCAATCAAAAGGCTTCCCGCTGGGGCAGTTAGATGAAGCCGTAAAATGGGTAACTGAAGAATAA
- the ruvB gene encoding Holliday junction branch migration DNA helicase RuvB, whose product MNENLDPAAERLSTTERDIEKVLRPQAFEDFTGQDKILANLRVFVQAARLRGESLDHVLLHGPPGLGKTTLSHIIANEMGVGIKITSGPVLDKPGDLAGLLTNLEPGDILFIDEIHRLSPLVEEYLYSAMEDFKIDIMLESGPNARSVQLSLNPFTLVGATTRSGLLTAPLRARFGINSRLEYYDAKLLTTIVLRSSQILNTPITDEGAYEIARRSRGTPRIANALLRRTRDFAQIKGDGNIDTAIAKYALNALNVDEHGLDEMDNKILHTIIEKFKGGPVGVKTIATAVGEDEGTIEEVYEPFLIQEGYLMRTSRGREATDNAYKHLGILRPGQPPLLF is encoded by the coding sequence ATGAACGAGAATTTAGATCCGGCAGCCGAGCGCTTAAGCACCACCGAACGCGATATTGAAAAAGTATTGCGGCCGCAGGCTTTTGAAGATTTTACCGGGCAGGATAAAATTCTGGCTAACCTGCGTGTATTTGTTCAGGCCGCCCGCTTACGCGGCGAATCATTAGACCACGTTTTGCTGCACGGCCCTCCGGGCCTGGGCAAAACCACCCTCTCGCACATTATAGCTAATGAGATGGGCGTGGGTATTAAAATTACCTCGGGCCCGGTGTTGGATAAACCCGGCGACCTGGCCGGTTTGCTTACCAACCTCGAACCCGGCGATATTCTGTTCATTGATGAAATTCACCGTTTAAGCCCGCTGGTTGAGGAGTACCTGTACTCGGCCATGGAGGATTTTAAGATAGATATTATGCTGGAGAGCGGGCCAAATGCCCGTTCGGTACAATTGTCTTTAAATCCGTTCACGCTGGTTGGTGCTACAACACGCTCAGGTTTGTTAACCGCACCTTTAAGGGCACGTTTCGGTATTAATTCAAGGCTCGAATATTATGATGCCAAGCTGTTAACTACTATTGTGCTCCGTTCATCACAAATACTCAATACTCCTATAACCGACGAGGGCGCTTATGAAATTGCCCGCCGCAGCCGGGGTACCCCGCGTATTGCCAATGCCCTGCTACGCCGCACCCGCGATTTTGCCCAAATTAAAGGCGACGGCAATATTGATACAGCCATAGCCAAATATGCCCTCAACGCACTCAATGTTGACGAACATGGCCTCGACGAAATGGACAACAAAATACTCCACACCATCATCGAAAAATTTAAGGGTGGCCCCGTGGGTGTTAAAACTATTGCCACTGCCGTGGGCGAAGATGAAGGCACCATTGAAGAAGTTTACGAGCCATTCCTGATACAGGAGGGCTATTTAATGCGTACATCCCGCGGCCGCGAAGCTACTGATAATGCTTACAAGCATTTAGGCATCCTGCGCCCGGGCCAACCGCCTCTGCTATTTTAA
- a CDS encoding GDSL-type esterase/lipase family protein gives MKNFKLPYCLLLVIVLCSAFVYRDNPQINIVFIGDSITHGTVAKDQSPPNFVGEFLKEKLGPNIQVSNQGVSGRTTVDFLPATNTLFKKVKAAAITFYADSTAQLVFSVMLGTNDSAIQGPNGSPVSPPNYQSNLKTIADSLLAVYPNAKIVINYPIWYSDNTHNRSTYLKEGQQRVLSYWPQIDALVKEYKKSNPHHVFAGDKKAYPYFEKNYLTDFKPENGADGVFYLHPNTKGEKALAEFWSKALLKAIK, from the coding sequence ATGAAAAACTTCAAACTACCTTATTGCCTGCTGCTTGTTATTGTGCTTTGCAGCGCTTTTGTTTATCGCGATAACCCCCAAATAAACATTGTATTTATAGGCGACAGCATTACCCACGGCACTGTGGCTAAAGACCAATCACCACCCAATTTTGTTGGCGAGTTTTTAAAAGAGAAACTTGGGCCGAATATTCAGGTATCAAACCAGGGCGTTAGTGGCCGTACTACGGTGGATTTTTTGCCGGCTACGAATACATTATTTAAAAAGGTAAAAGCCGCTGCAATAACTTTTTATGCTGATAGCACCGCACAACTGGTGTTTTCGGTAATGCTGGGTACTAATGATAGTGCCATACAGGGGCCTAATGGCTCACCGGTATCTCCGCCCAATTATCAATCCAACTTAAAAACCATTGCCGATAGTTTACTTGCTGTCTATCCCAACGCTAAAATTGTGATTAACTACCCCATTTGGTACAGTGATAATACGCATAACCGCTCTACTTATTTAAAAGAAGGGCAGCAGAGGGTGCTATCCTATTGGCCGCAAATTGATGCGCTGGTTAAAGAATACAAAAAGAGTAACCCGCACCATGTTTTTGCGGGTGATAAAAAGGCTTACCCATACTTTGAAAAGAATTACTTAACCGATTTTAAACCCGAAAACGGCGCTGACGGTGTATTTTATCTTCACCCCAACACCAAAGGCGAAAAAGCTTTAGCCGAATTTTGGAGCAAGGCTTTGTTAAAGGCAATTAAATAG
- a CDS encoding polysaccharide deacetylase family protein, with protein sequence MLRIFSAAAAIAISFASCQSGKSETVTDSTATATKTTSNTTTEEVVAPAGKPASNAEIIARKQVPILCYHQIRDWRPKDSKTAKDYIVPIASFKEKIKMLADSGYHTILPDQLYAYLTTGAKLPSKPIMLTFDDTDLDQFTIANPELKKYGFKAVYFIMTVSIGRPNYMNKEQIKQLADEGNVIGSHTWDHHNFKKFAGDDWKTQIDKPTKKLEDITGKKITYFAYPFGLWNAQGLPELHSRGFKMAFQLAEKRDPNDPLMTVRRILDSGYWSAKTLSNSIRNSF encoded by the coding sequence ATGCTTAGAATTTTTTCGGCTGCCGCAGCCATTGCCATAAGTTTTGCCTCATGCCAATCGGGCAAATCAGAAACCGTTACCGATAGCACAGCTACCGCTACTAAAACAACCAGTAACACCACTACCGAAGAGGTAGTTGCACCAGCAGGAAAACCGGCCTCTAATGCCGAAATTATAGCCCGTAAGCAGGTGCCCATCCTGTGTTACCACCAAATACGCGACTGGCGGCCAAAAGACTCTAAAACCGCTAAGGACTACATTGTACCCATTGCCAGTTTTAAAGAGAAGATAAAAATGCTGGCCGATAGCGGCTACCATACCATTCTGCCAGATCAGTTGTATGCATATCTTACCACAGGTGCCAAACTGCCAAGCAAACCCATTATGCTTACGTTTGATGATACCGACCTTGACCAATTTACCATTGCCAACCCTGAGTTGAAAAAGTATGGCTTTAAGGCTGTTTATTTTATCATGACGGTATCCATAGGTCGCCCTAATTACATGAATAAGGAGCAAATTAAACAACTGGCTGATGAGGGTAATGTTATTGGAAGCCACACCTGGGATCACCACAACTTTAAGAAATTTGCTGGCGACGACTGGAAAACCCAGATAGATAAGCCCACCAAAAAGCTGGAAGATATAACCGGTAAAAAGATAACCTACTTTGCTTACCCGTTTGGTTTGTGGAATGCACAAGGCCTGCCCGAATTGCATAGTCGTGGCTTTAAAATGGCTTTCCAACTGGCCGAAAAGCGCGACCCGAATGATCCGCTTATGACCGTGCGCCGTATTTTAGATAGCGGTTACTGGAGTGCCAAAACCTTGAGCAATAGTATTAGGAATAGTTTCTAA